From the Procambarus clarkii isolate CNS0578487 chromosome 70, FALCON_Pclarkii_2.0, whole genome shotgun sequence genome, one window contains:
- the LOC123752324 gene encoding uncharacterized protein — protein sequence MMDSPTIEPTLMDSPTIEPSLMDPPTIEPSMMDPPTIEPTMMDSPTIEPTLMDSPTIEPSLMDPPTIEPSMMDPPTIEPTMMDPPTIEPTMMDPPTIEPSLMDPPTIEPTLVDPKTSSETNPKMASQMCS from the coding sequence ATGATGGACTCACCAACCATAGAGCCCACCCTGATGGACTCACCAACCATAGAGCCCTCCCTGATGGACCCACCAACCATAGAGCCTTCCATGATGGACCCACCAACCATAGAGCCCACCATGATGGACTCACCAACCATAGAGCCCACCCTGATGGACTCACCAACCATAGAGCCCTCCCTGATGGACCCACCAACCATAGAGCCTTCCATGATGGACCCACCAACCATAGAGCCCACCATGATGGACCCACCAACCATAGAGCCCACCATGATGGATCCACCAACCATAGAGCCCTCCCTGATGGACCCACCAACCATAGAGCCCACCCTGGTGGACCCAAAAACCTCTTCAGAGACAAACCCAAAAATGGCTTCCCAAATGTGTAGCTAA